TTGCCCTTCACTACTATGGCATCAGGAGGTGGAAACATCCCAATTTATCAGATAAAGAGAGACTTTATGAAGCAGATAGTATATGAGATAGACTTTAAGAACTGCTGGAGTTCTGTGAAGCGGAAATATGTCTGAAGCTACCTCAGTTATAGAGAAGAGAATGGGTAAAATTCTCAAAACGGgtcaaagatatttaaaaggaaataccaAGGGCATGCATGAAGATACACAAATAGAAGAGTTTGACTGCACAATAGGATCTGTGGAGGAAGTAAGACCAGACCACTAGATTGGGAAAGAATTGTAAATGGCTCCAGATTCCAGGATAATGAGTCTGTATTTCATCCCAGATGTGAAAGATAACCTAAGTCAACTCCAACTCCAAACTTCACCCAGACTTTCGGAGAAATGACAACATAGAGAATGTCTTTGAGAAAGTGACAATTAGTGTCTGACCAGCTCTGAGAattagaatagaagaaaaagagattatGGGTAGTAGTTACTTGATCAGGAAAATCTATCTGAGAAGGTTGggggaagatgaagaagaggagatgaagtactggcaaaaaaaaaaaaggaaaagaaaaaggagggtgGAAGTAGGAGAGTAATCAGAACAAGGTGTAGAGCAGTTGAATAGAATTAAGGAAGTGggataaatggaataataaatatcTGTAGATAAGAAATTTCAGTTTGAAATCTTGGAAAAAGAAGTACGGTTGAGTTATGATAATTCCAATTATGACCATGTATCTACAAGGGAGATGGAGGTCACTGAATATAGCCCACCAAAAAAGTCAAGAAGGCAAAACCTGTGTACTGCATGGCACATGATAGATGTTCACAACAATTGTGTTTAGCAAATGCATGCATGAATTTATGTTAAGAGGATACATGaggacagaagaaaacaaaagtgtcAGTTAGATGCTGACATCTCTGACAATGAATGAGTGCTTCAGAGGTCAAGTCATAATGAGAagggggaaaagaagagagaggctGGTGAGGAATGGTCAGAATAATTCTTCAGGACCAGAGGTGGTGTCTACCAGTTTTCTGAATCTCCTTAGCAAAGTGCTGGCACATCACACCAAATGAACAGGGGGAGGGAGTGGATTTTCAGTGTTTATAGTAGAAAGCAGAATCCCAGAATTTCCTGCAAACAGAAGACTAGTTCACAGaactacaaaagaaagaaaaggccttGGACCCACCGCCCATGAAAGGCTTGAGCTCAGGGAAACCCTCCATGTGGCTCAGGAGCTCCTGGCAGAGCACAGAGCCATCAGACAGGGGGTCCCTGGAGAGCAGAGTGGAGCCCTCCTCACATGGCCAGCCCAGCCCTTCATCTCATCCATAACCTACAGCTCTGCAACCACCACTCTCTTCCCAGCAACAAACTCTAGGTCACAAGACTTGGAGCTCTGGCAGTCACTCATGTCTAATAAATAACTCCCATTGATTTTCCAGCCTGGGGCCTCACCACCCTTTCCCTATCAGCAGCTCTGATGGCTGGCACCAGGGGGCAGGCCTGGAAAATCACTCACACATTATTGGTGCTCCCCAACCCCCATCATCCTTTCACCCTGAATAGCTGAGGTCTTAGAACATGAATCTCAGAAGCTGGGTGGACAGCCACCGTGTTCCCTACTCCCCTAATCCTAGTCACCGCTGCTGCTACAACAGCCCCACGCCAAGAACATGAACAAGCTGCTGCTTTGGGCCTCTGTCCTCACCAGCCTCCTGGAAGCCTTCGCTGAGACAGGTAGGGAGGCCAGGGGTATATGAGTATGTGTAGTAGTAGGTGGGAGTGGGAAGAATAGAACATGGGAAAGGAAGTCAAGAAGTTGCTGAACACAAGActgaatttgctatttttttttccagttcacaTATTaagtaaagattattttattattatttttttctctcacagaCTTGAGTGgaaaggtatttatttttcctaaagaatcCAATTATGCTCATGTGAGCTTGATCACGCAGCAGCCGGAGAAACGTCTGCAGAACCTCACCGTGTGCCTTCGTGCTTACACTGACCTCTCCCGCACCTACAGCCTCTTCTCCTACAGCACCCCGACCAACAGCAATGAGCtggtcatttttaaaactaaacttGGGGAGTATACCTTCATCATTGGAGGCGACAACATTTTCTTCAAGGTTTATGAGCCTTTCCCTGCCCCGGTGCACATCTGTGCCACCTGGGAGTCCTCTTCGGGCATTGCTGAGTTCTGGGTGGATGGGAAGCCTTTGGTGAGGAAGGGGTTGAGGCGGGGTTACTCTCTGGGAGCTCGCCCAAAGGTTatcctggggcaggagcaggatTCCTACGGAGACAAGTTTGATAAGAGCCAGTCCTTTGTGGGAGAGATTGGGGATCTGTACATGTGGGACTCTCTGCTGGCCCCAGAAGACATCCAGCTTGTGTATGAGGGTGTCTACATCAAAGCCAATGTCCTGGACTGGCGGGCATTGAACTATAAAGTGCAGGGTTATGTGGTCACCAAGCCCGATACGTGGAGTTTAAGAGTTGCTTCAATGGGATGAAGTTACTGGGAAAGAAGCCACCAATGAGAAAGACCAGCTGTGAAGACAATTGCACTTTGTGCCTTATGGCTATAGCTCCGTTTTCTTTCAGTTTCCTATGTGTTGAACTGCTTAATTTACAATAAAAGCACAATGCCTCCTAGCATTTGTTCAGTATTTTTTGAGGCCCAAAACATCTCTCATTCAGACATCGTATTTTTGAGTTTTGCTATTATCCAGAAAATGGAGTACCAAGGTCATAATAGAAACAAAACTTGGACTaagtcaaaaagaaaagtaaaagggtTAATACTTGATTAGTAAGAGAAGCTTTTAGACTTTCCATTTAAtggaatttattcttattttacttacaactatttatttatttatgtaaaactcAATTGAAGGCCACCAAATTGGATTTCTAAGTCACagctaataaaaatagaaagttagaACAATTCTGGGGTTGTTCTACTCACGAAGAGTGCTTGCTCCTTCTTCCAGACCTGTCCTGATAAAATGCATGCATGGAAACCAGGGCAGGACTATCTGGGACCACATGGTCCAAGGCAAATTTTTTTCAGTCAGTAGCCCATGAGCACCGAATAACGATTGATAATCACAACTGTGTCCCAAAGTTATCAAGAAACTGTTATGTTCTAAAGAGTACTCACATCACCTTTGCTTAAAACCCTTCTAAGATTTTCAGGCACTTACAAGACAGAAACTGAACATTTTAGCATGGGATCCAGGGTCCTGCAGGACTTGACTACCTATCTGAAGGCCCTACATATAAAATGTTCAGCCTACTAACTGGCAGGAAATAAATGAtacttattattataaataataacatcaatatatgaaaaacagtaatattagcatattaataatagcattagcatatattattatttatatatctattaattatattattattgttgttattatttttatgaaaagcaCATGGCACACTATTCTGTACTTAGTCAATGCATAATGAGAATGGATTTCAAAAAAAGGAATTTCTCAACTCCTTTTCCAAACAGAAAAGAGCTAAAGACGTTAGACACAGTAGGAAGTCCTAGCTAACTACGGCATGGGGCATTGGCCCTGGTTTGTGGAGAATGGAGTCAAAGAGGATTATAAAGACAGAATTCAGGATGACTCTAGGGTATACCAAACAGACAGTTGAAACCAACCAAAGAGAACACTTATAGAAGCAGATAAGAGGCTTACCATCAGACACGGCACAATGTAATGAAAATAGAAGATTCCAGAAACAAATGACTGAAATAGAGAGTTGGTATTTGAGCcttcaaagatttcttaaacaccAAGGCAGAGCTAGTGCATGTGTTTCTTACAGGTCCCATCAGCCTCTCCTCCAAGCGGTAAGAGAGCAGTAAGTGGACCAAGACAGGCAGATGCTTTGTTTATACGGGAAATGTTTAGCTTCTCTTCACCATCTCCTGACTTAACTACATACTTTCTGTTTACTATACATCtttccataattttatattttgaatactaGAAAGAAGAATAGACATGACCCTGCCTATTCTATTTGATGAATACAGTGGCAATATTTTTTGCAAGCATTCAATTAATGCCTTTtagttcttcctttaaaatatccCTCCTATGCAGCCTTCCCCTGGGATTGAGCTGTATGATATATTGTTTCAGGGTAAGTATACTTTagtaaggtaaaaaaaaagaaaatggtggaTGGACCAAAAATTTCCTCTAACAAAATAGTAGATGCTACTGGTACTCCCCAATATCTTGTCCTCTTCTCCTTCTTAATATGTGGAAGACCATACTTCTAAGTCTTTTTGCAGTAAGCCAGGGCCCTGATACTAGTTCATCACCTGTGAAAAGTGTCTTATGTCACTTCATTGCTAAAGTATTTAAGATTGAGTGTGAGGTCTCTGTGAGTTTCTTCTTCCTCACATGGGGAAAGTTCATATGATCCATTCTGGTGCAGCTACAAGTTGGTGGCACCTCCATCAGCCTAGATCCCTGGGTGATTGTGTACAGCAGAACACCCCAACAGCTTATAGTGGCTATGTGCTATATTATGTTCAGCCACTGAGAGTCCAGCTTCAATTTATTACTGAAATGTAACCCTGCCTAATCTAAGGTACCTACTGAATGCTGCATTAGGGAAGAAGAAAGATATAAATCACAGgaaaatttgttctttctgtcCCTGAAAGGTTGTGTGGGGGAAAAAGGCAGActgaagagaaaggagggaatcAGTTAGATATGAGTGTGCTGATTCCTCCTCTCTGGGCTGCCTGCATCAATCTAAGAATTGTTTCATCAAAGTGATTGTAGTAGTTCAACTTGGTTTTGGAGAGGGGACCAGAGATTTAGCTTAAATTATGGTATCTGCTTCCAAATAAGGAAGATGAAACACAAAAGTTTCCCTAGACTCTTAGAAAAGTTTAGAAAGTGGGTGGGTTGAACTGCAATAAGCCCTCTATGTGacccagctgggagaaagaacaAGGGCACCAAGGGAAACTGAGTACTTTTCATTAGAATTCCCTTTTCTATACTCTATTACTATCCTTAGGAAGTGCAGAGAAGAGGATAGCAACAGGAGACACTAATCAATTACTCCAAAAGACTACCATCTAAAGAGATGACTTAAATTATCAGGTCAGGTAAAGTTTCAAACTCCTCCCTACTACCTACTGAGTAGTGGCTCGTGAAGAAGACCAGAGAGGCACAGTGTCAGTAAAATACTCAGCCCCACTACACAGATATTCCCATTAGGAACTGGTGGAAAGGTGTGTTGACAGTGATGTTTTTATAATGGTAAAGGCTGTTTATTTTACAGACCTCTTTGCTATGAAACATGGAGAAGTTCTCAGGACTAGATCAAGAACTCTAAATATCATACAATCATTGAAGTCATTCATTCACATACATaatcaactaatatttatttcacacCTACTGTGAAGCCTTATGCTAGGCACAGAAGAGGCAAAGCTGAGCAAACAGATAGAATCCCTGCCCAGAAAGTTTTGTCACTGGAACAAATTATTCCAAGTCAACAATTATCCAATGTTTTAAATGATGGCTTCTGAATTTTGACTTATCTCCACCCTCCAGTTAATGCTGTGCTTTTCCTCCCAACCTCTCCTTCAGGAGAAGAGATAAATTTTCCTTTACAGAAGTGACCATTCCCATCGGGAATGTCTGTAAGTCACAAAGTCATAGTTTTTCTCAGCAAAACTAGAGATGTTAATTGAAATGGATCTCTGGTAACCTTCCCCGGTACTTTTGGTAACTCTAAGAGACATTGGTAGtgtagaaaaagaggaaaatgtctCAACTAGGGAAAAATTTGTGCCATTCAGGAcccactggggaaaaaaatggcaaaatctgCATGTCATAGAGGCCCAAAAATATAACTGAAGGAAAAAGCAAGAGTCAGAGATCATAACAATTTCTGCTCCTTCTGGTTGTCCTAGGGCCAACAAAGACCCAGGGAACAATGGATATATCCAGTGTCCTATGATAAATGCACACACAGCAGGTAGAGTGGTAATGACTAACATCAATGTCCCTTTTACTAGAAATAAAGTCCCCCTGTGCAAGCTACTAAGAAATTTCCAGGATAAAAGCACACATGATAATACTCTACTCCATACCACTGTATCCTACAATTGACTCAGGGAAATTCAGCATAAATCCCTGAGCTTAGAGTAAATAGTCTACCTGGGCCTACAGTAAAATTTAGCTTCAGTTTGAATCGGGATGACGAAAAAGATAAGATTTGGCCTAGAAGTGCTAATTGTTAGTTCCTTTTGAAATGTGAGTCTGAACTTTTCAGACTATCCAAGGGATGTCTCAATGCTGACATGGAAAGATAAATCAGACATGGATCACTTTAACTAAGCATTGACTTGAGAAAGGTCATAGCTCGTTGGGTTATAAATTGGCCTCGTCTGAGCTTAAGAGTTTTCCATTATCCCACATGGCTTTGCATCCTAGATTGCACCACatgaaatgaatattatttttgtagTCAGAATGGTCAAAATGGTCAGATTTCAGCAATTTCACGTGATTCGAGCTAATAGATGCCCAGAAAAACAACCTCACAGTTGAGGTACTACAATGTTTACATCTGGAAAAATACAATTGTAGAAGTCAGGGTTGGTTGACTGCTACATTGTAGCTGATATATTGCACAGGGCCCATCGACTTCAAAGGTCTCACTCAGATATGTTTCCAGGAAATAAATGGCCTCCAATGGAAAGAGAATGTGCTGCAGTAATGTCTTCCTTCAGTGTGGCCTTTTGGATGTCATCTCTCCATCGCACAAATGGGAACAGACAGAAAAAAgagttgagagagagaaagagggcagggggagggaggaagggagaaaagagaagacagaagagaaaggaaggggtaGAGTAGGTAGAGAAAATACCCATTTGGAATGCTTTCAACTGCCAATACTTGGACTCCTTGTGGACTAATGGTGGTTTAaactaacaaatatttttttctgtccctcACACCAAGAAGTTCAAAGTAGATGATCCAGAGTGGTACATTCTTGTTGCTTTCCAAAGCATGTTGTTTTTAGCCTTAGAGATCACAAAATGGCTTCAGCACCTCCAGCCATCACGTTCATACTCAAGgtaggaagaaggagagagaggtaGCACAAGAAACATCCatctttcttttcagaaaagtAAAAGTCTTCTAGaggccctccaccccaccccactccatgCAGAAATCTGctacatctcattggccagaattatGTTACATGTACACCTATATGAAAAAGACACTGGAGTAGTGGGTAGTTAGCAGCTAGCAAGGTTGTGgcaatattaatacatttttgaagCAGCATCCCTGTATCCAGTGAATAGCTTCATGTGTTTGAAGAGGCAGAtgggggaaaacaaacaaataattttttttaaaaacccaaaaaacaaaaaccaaaaaacctatGTTCCAGTGTCTGGCCACTAGCTATGTCGGCACTGAGAGGCCTTTGCCTCAGCAGAATCAGCGGTTTCCTGGACCCTGGATCACTATTACAGTGGGGTGTTCATAAACGCTACGGGCCCAGGAGCGGCCTCCTCATCCCTCACCTTCCTgacttttgtagagacagaagcACCCCTGGCGGGCTAGTTCGACAACCTTGTTCTGGGAGTTGTTCCTAGAGACAGAGCCTGGAGCTTGCTCCCGCTGTCTTCCATGATTTTGTAAACACttaattacatctttaaaatatctttctgtttACAATAGCTAGCATGGTTTCTGCTTCCTGTTAACAGGGCTCTAACTGATGCACAAGCCTGCTGTTTTGCCACAGGTAGTGAGGTGGAAAGCAGGCTCTGTGGGGCCTCAGCCTCTGCCCAGGCCTGTCAAGAAGAAGCTAACAAGGACTAATATCCTCGGCTGCCCTGAGTCTCCATGAGAGAACACGTATTTACTTTCCGGGCACAGCTTTAATCACAAAGATCTGAATCTTTAGAAGTGTCTGTGGTTCTGACATTATGTCTTTCCTGAACAAATGGCACTTCTTTTGCATCCTCAGGTTTTGGTTCCCCATcccctttatttctctcttctttcttttacataaaatgaCCTCAGAACTAATCCTCCGTTGCATGAATACAACACAGGATATTCAGCCTCCAGAATTTACAATCGTTTTTGGAAGCTCTTTCTTTAAAGCACAACTTGTTTTGAATTTATTAATGAATTTCTTCTTGACTAATCAAGATTATggcaccgtctgggagatggacacgcttaaagctctgactcaggtgaggcaagggcaatatatgtaacctaaacatttgtacttctgtaatatgctgaaataaaaaaaaaaagattatgaagaCAGAGAAATGTACAAAGATTGTTTGCTACAACTGTGTGTTGACTAGGGTCAGTTGTGCCTGGGCCATGATACAGGGACCTGACCTGAACCTCAAAACTACCAGAATATAAGCTCCCTGAGGTAAGGGAATGTGTGTTCTTACCGCTGTGCGCACCACCTAGAGCAGTGCCTAAGATTTAGTGGGTGTtaagtaaatatctgttgagcgAAAGAATGTATACTGATGCCCCAGAATCTACTCACCTAGTGTCCAACATCATTTAATCACCAAGGCAAAGTCACTGGACAGGATATCACCTGCATTTCCCTCTGCATGTGGCCCTTCTTCATCCTCTTACTTGATGTATATGCTGCGCTCTAGATTCCCTCTGGATAAGAATACAAGAGTATTAAAGAAAGTAAACAATGAGGCTTACTCCAGAATTCACAGGGCTCATTTCCTGGCTCTGGGGTTCACTACTTACCAGGGTCCATCTCTAACCTTGGAGAATAAAGCCTTTAATTTCAGTGCTGAAACAGCATTGCATTGTCTTGTACCCCAAATAGATTAAGGGATGTATGACCTCGGCAATCTCTCACAGATTGCCTACTCTACCAGGTACATTTTAGTACTACTGAAGTATGATACCTATTAGAGTACTTAAGGCTggcaaaattataatatttaagaaatgagatttgaagaaatattttggaaatcaaCAGAGGGATATAAacgtgtgcttgtgtgtgtgtgtgtgtgtgtgtgtgtgtgtggtgtgatgtTTAGGAGGAATATACTTAAGTCATAATAGATATTCTTTAAATAGCTATATTAGATAGTAGTTTAAAACacagacatttattatttcacacaGTGTATGAGAGTTAGGAATCCAAGACTCTCAGCTGGGTTCTCACCCAGGGTATCTCATGAGGTTGCAAACAAGATGTCCGCCAGGAATGCTGTCATCCAAAGACCTGATTGGCCCTAGTGGATACACTTCCACAATGGCTCAGTCATGTAGGTATTGGTATATGCCTGAGTTCCCTGCTGGCATTTTACAGAAAGCTTTAGTTTCTCACCAGTTCCTGGATGTCCTCACGCAAGCAATCCAGGAGCATGTGAGAGAGCAAGCAGGAAGCTGCAGTGCTTCTTATGACCCAGTCTCTGAAGTCACACACTCTTTTCTGATCATTAGAATGAGCCACTCAGTCCACACTCCATGGAAGAGGAGCAAGTTTTATCTCCTAAATAGAGGAGTATCAAAGAATTTATGGACATTTAAAACCACAATTGTTTCCAAAGTAGGGTGAATCTGGTTAAACACATGGTGTTCTTCCCTGTGCaggacacttcctgtttcctccatgagcaggacacttcctgtttcctccatgagcaggacacttcctgtttc
This region of Microcebus murinus isolate Inina chromosome 2, M.murinus_Inina_mat1.0, whole genome shotgun sequence genomic DNA includes:
- the LOC105864490 gene encoding serum amyloid P-component-like, whose protein sequence is MNKLLLWASVLTSLLEAFAETDLSGKVFIFPKESNYAHVSLITQQPEKRLQNLTVCLRAYTDLSRTYSLFSYSTPTNSNELVIFKTKLGEYTFIIGGDNIFFKVYEPFPAPVHICATWESSSGIAEFWVDGKPLVRKGLRRGYSLGARPKVILGQEQDSYGDKFDKSQSFVGEIGDLYMWDSLLAPEDIQLVYEGVYIKANVLDWRALNYKVQGYVVTKPDTWSLRVASMG